TACGTAAGTGGTCAGACACCGTCATTAAAACTGCGGCAGCAGAATCCGATCATAACAAACAGCTATTAAATGAATGGTTCACCCAGTCTTTAGTTCAAGTAAAAGCAGCTTTTACACCTTGGGCAACAGCAGCCTTAACAGCAGAGGCAATTGATCAAGCAGAACAAGTTGTGATTGATCGCGCAAAAAAACTCGGTCTACAACCAGAACTGGCAAAAGCTTAAGGAGAAGCAACATGTCTAAAGTCTATCTCGCATTACAAGACAACGATACTTCACGCTACATCCTCGAAGCGATTGAAGAAGATAACCCTGAAGCTTCAATTCAGTATTTACCCGCCATGATTCGAATTGAAAGTGAAACTGATTTGGTCATTAAAGCCGAAACCGTTTCTGAAAAACTAGGCCAAGATTGGGACATTCAATCGTTACAACTCAACATGATTACGCTAGGCGGCAACGTCGAAGAAGATGACGATACTTTCCGCCTTCACTGGAATTAATCACAACATAGACGTTGTTTAACAAAAATTTAAGGATGATCAATCATGACAACTCAAACCAAAGAAACCAGCAAAAAGTTAAATGCTAAAGATCGTTACCGCGCATTAACCCGTGATCTGGACTGGGACTTTTCCTATGCTGACCGTAAAGACGCGTTCCCTTATGAAGAATTTGAAGGCATCAAAATTACGGACTGGTCTAAATGGGAAGATCCATTCCGTTTAACCATGGATGCTTACTGGAAATATCAGGCAGAAAAAGAGAAAAAACTGTATGCCATTTTTGATGCCTTTGCTCAAAACAATGGTCAGATGAATGTCAGCAATGAACGTTACTTAAATGCGATCAAACTCTTTTTAACAGCGGTGACCCCACTTGAATACCAGGCCTATCAAGGCTATGCACATGTAGGCCGCCAGTTTAGTGGTATTGGAGCACGTATTGCTTCTCAGATGCAGTCGATTGATGAGCTGCGTCATGTACAAACCCAGATTCATGCCATGAGCCATTACAACAAGTTCTTTGATGGTTTTCAGGACTGGGCACATATGCATGACCGCGTTTGGTATTTGTCTGTGCCTAAATCATTTTTTGAAGATGCCCGTTCTGCCGGACCTTTCGAATTTTTATTAGCGATTAGTTTTGCTTTTGAATATGTACTTACCAACTTACTGTTTGTGCCGTTTATGTCAGGTGCAGCTTATAACGGCGATATGGCAACCGTAACCTTTGGTTTTAGTGCACAGTCAGATGAAGCGCGCCACATGACGCTTGGTCTTGAAATCGTAAAATTTTTGCTCGAACAACATGAAGACAACGTGCCGATTGTGCAGGAATGGATTGATAAATGGTTCTGGCGTGGAACGCGTTTGCTTTCAATTGTGGGCATGATGATGGATTACATGCTGCCAAACAAAGTGATGTCTTGGAAAGAAGCTTGGGAGGTTTATTTTGAACAGGCAGGTGGTGCGCTATTTAAAGATTTAAGCCGTTATGGCATTCGTATGCCGAAATATAGCGATGTCATTGTAAAAGAAAAAGAGCATGTCTCACATCAGGCATGGTGGATTTTCTATAACTTTGGTCATGCTGCTGGTTTCCATACTTGGATTCCAACCGACGAAGAAATGGATTGGTTATCGGCTAAATATCCAGACACTTTCGATAAATACTACCGTCCAAAATGGGAGCTGGCCCGCAAAATGGAAGCTGAAGGTAAGCGTTTCTACAGCGCAGGTTTACCACAGCTTTGTCAGGTTTGTCAGATTCCTATGACCTTTACCGAAATGGGTGATGATCCGACTCAATTTAGTTATCGCCATAGCATTTACCAAGGCGAACGCTACCATACCTGTTCAGATGGCTGTCATGACATTTTCGAACGTGAGCCTGAGAAATATATACAAGCATGGTTACCTGTAAATCAAATTTTGCAAGGCAACTGTGGTGGCGGTGACCTCGAAACCATGCTCCGCGATTATTACCGCATGAATGTCGGCGCCGACAATCTGGATATTGAAGGTTCACCAGACCAACAGCGCTGGAAAAAATGGAAAGGCAACGCAGCTTAAGCACAAGGAATTATTCAGGCAGTCATCAAGCTGCCTGATAGGAAATAAGGAGATTGAACATGACTGTTCGCGCGATACACAACAACTATCAATTTGAACCGCTTGATCTGCAAAAAAATTATGGCGATCAATTCTTACTTTATGTGGGTTGGGATCATCACACACTTTTTTGCTCGGCACATGCCATGCTTGCCTCACCTCAACAAACTTTGGGACAGTTGATTGAGCAACAAATTACAGGTGGTTTTGCCCAACATCCAGATTTTGCCAAAATTGATTGGTCAAAAGTGCAATACACCTTAGATGGTCAAACAATTAGCCCAGAGAGTACACAAAGCTTGGCAGAGCTTGGTTTTGGGCATAAGTCACTACTTCGTTTCGTTACGCCAGAATTAAATGGCTATAACGACAGCTACGTTTAATTCGGAGGTGTGTCATGAGTTATCAAGTCACCATTGAACCGATCGGAACAACGATTGAAGTAGAAGAAGACCAAACAATTTTAGATGCCGCTTTACGCCAAGGCGTTTGGTTACCCTTTGCCTGTGGTCATGGCACTTGCGGGACATGTAAGGTTCAAGTCACTGACGGTTTTTATGATGTTGGTGAAGCCTCGCCATTTGCACTCATGGATATTGAACGTGATGAAAATAAGGTGCTTGCCTGCTGCTGCAAACCACAGTCCGACATGGTCATTGAAGCCGATGTCGATGAAGACCCAGATTTCTTAGGTCATTTGGTTCAAGACTATCAAGCGACCGTCATTGATATAAAAGACTTGTCGCCAACCATTAAAGGAATCCGACTACAACTAGATCGCCCAATCGAATTCCAAGCTGGCCAATATATCAATGTCCAATTTCCAGATATTGAAGGAACTCGTGCATTTTCAATTGCCAATTCACCCAGTGAAGTGGGCATTGTTGAGTTGCATATTCGTAAAGTTGAAGGCGGTGCAGCGACGACTTATGTACATGAACAACTTGCCACAGGTGATCAGCTCGATATTTCAGGCCCTTATGGTCAATTTTTCGTACGCAAGTCAGATGATCAAAATGCCATTTTCATTGCAGGTGGTTCAGGTCTTTCAAGTCCACAATCGATGATTTTAGATTTGCTTGAATCTGGAGATAGTCGCACCATTTACCTCTTCCAAGGAGCACGAGACTTGGCAGAGCTGTACAATCGAGAATTGTTTGAACAACTCGTAAAAGACTATCCAAACTTCCGCTATATCCCTGCCCTGAATGCACCAAAAGCAGAAGACCAATGGACTGGATTTACCGGATTCGTGCATGAGGCTGTTGCCGATTACTTTGAAAATCGATGTGGTGGACACAAAGCGTATTTGTGCGGCCCACCAATCATGATCGACTCGGCAATTTCAACACTCATGCAAAGCCGCTTATTCGAACGAGACATTCATACTGAACGTTTCTTAAGTGCAGCCGATGGTGCTGCTGGACAATCGCGTTCGGCTTTGTTTAAGCACATCTAAAGACAAACCATTCAACAATCCACTTTTTCAAATGAGCTTTGTATTTGTGATTTAGAAAGCAAATACAAAGCTCACAGGAGTTCTGCATTCCAAATTTACAGGTTAAACAGACTCAAATTTTAAAGACCGTTAAGGAATAACGTTTTTTAGTGACAAGCCAAACAATACAGAATAGGACATTCTATGAATAACAAAATTGCTGCAATCATATGTGGTGCAATCAGCGCCCTTTACCTTCCCTCTGCATTTGCGACAGAAAATGGCTCAGACTCTTTTGCATTAGGTGCCGAAGGTATGATGGCGGGTGCCTTACCACCTGCTGGTGTCTATCTACTCAGTTATTATCAAAATTATCACGCATCAGATTTTCAAAATGGTCCCGACCAGTTCCATGTTGATGTCAACGCTGTGGTTCCGCGGTTGGTCTGGATGACCGATCAAAAAATTCTGGATGGACAACTCGGGTTTTATGCAGCCCAGCCCTTGGTCGATCTACGGCTTAAAGTAAATGGAATGGCTGACTCAAACCAAGGTCTCGGAGACTTGATTTTGGGTGGCATGCTCGGCTGGCATCAAGGAAATCATCACTGGATTGCAGCCCTCGAAACGGTACTGGGAACAGGTGAATACGACACTCCAAGTACGACACATCCAGTTGAAGCTAATCTCGGCAAAAACTATCACACCATTCGACCTATTCTTGCCTATAGTTATGCCAATGCAGCAGGTTTAGACCTTTCAACTAAACTGTCTTATAGCTGGAATACACCTAACGACGCGACCGACTATAAGTCTGGACAATACATTGCGGGTGACTATAGCTTAGGTTATCGCATTAACCCCAAACTCAAAGTTGCAGTTGAAGGCTATGCTTTTAAACAAACTACAGATGACAAAGTAAACGGAAGTGACATTGGGTTTAAAGGACAAGCTTTTGCAATTGGTCCAGGCATTCAATATGCCGATAAAAACTGGTCTATTGAAGCCAAATTTTTAAAAGAAACCGAAGTCGAATATCGTCCCGAAGGCCATACCAGCTGGCTAAAATTGATTTGGGCTTTCTAAAACACATCAACGCATAGCTTCAGCTTTTGAGGCTATGCCCTCACTTTATTTAAAAATCGATACCGTCTGAATCATCTATCGGATTCTGATCGAGCGTGAAAACGGTACGTTTATATGGAATACCTTCAAGATCATAAACCTGATAAATACAATCAAATAAAAGCTGTAAGTCTTCACTTCGGTCCATTGCGCGTGCCGTAATGAAAATCGGACTGACTGCGCCGTTATCTAAAATCGGAATGTAGTTTAAATGAGGAAAACGAATGGTATCGGCACTGGCAGGAATAATACACAAACCTTCACCCGCTGCTACCAAGCCCAAAGCCAGCTGAATTTCCCGTATTTCATGCATATTTTTTGGAACCAAACTATGCTCGGCAAAAATATTTAAAAGCTGGGTCGAAAAATTAGGTTTCGGCGAAGTGGGATACATAAACATCTTTTCATCAATGAGATCGGCCAAATATACCCCTTCGGTACGCTGAGCAATCGGATGACTCGTATGCGCAGCAACCACCAAGCGTTCTTTACGTAGCAAAATACGTCTCACAGCAGGATCACTAATTCTTAGACGTCCAAATCCAACATCAATACGCCCTTCTTTTAATGCCTGTAGTTGCTCAGTCGTACTTAACTCCATCAATTGAATATTCAAATGAGGTTGTTGTTGCCGAAATAAATAAATGATTCGAGGCAGTAAACCATAGAGTAAAGACCCGACAAAACCGATGGTCACACTGCGTTCAATCAGACCAATACGTTTGGTCATACTTTTTATTTCTTCAGCATTCGACAAAAGTTTAAGGGCGTGCTGATAAAAGAAATGTCCGGCTGGGGTTGTCTGTAAAGGACGGCTTCCACGCTCAAACAGTTGAATTCCAAGCTCACTTTCCAAATTTTGAATCTGCCGACTCAAAGGTGGTTGAGCAATAAATAGTTTTTCCGCAGCTTTTGTAAAGCTCTGCTCTTCAACAACAGCCACAAAATACCGTAAATGTCTTAGTTCCATAAGGCATCCATACCTTTAAGATATAAAAAAATGCAAATTCAGTCTTAGACACAGTTTAACCATTCTTTTAAGGTATATACAAGCAACAAACCGATGAAGTGATGAATTGCTTTGTGAAAAAGCCCTCTTGCCAATCTTCCAGTGATTCATCTTCATCAATTCACGGTTAAACACCCAGCGCACTCATGCGCTTCATTGACAATATTAGGATATCAAGACCTTGTAAATCGTAGCTAAGGCCTTGGTGACTTCCACACTTTTGGAAAGTCGGAGAACGGACATGCCACGTATTCCTGTAATCAATACTAGCCATCTTGACCGTATTGATGAATTACTTGTAGATAATATCGATACAGGTGAATTTAAACTTCATCGCTCAGTATTTACTGACGAAGCCCTATTTGACCTCGAAATGAAATATATCTTCGAAGGTAATTGGGTTTACTTAGCACACGAAAGTCAAATTCCGAATAATAATGACTACTACACCACTCACATCGGTCGTCAGCCGGTCATTATTGCCCGCAACCGTAACGGCGAACTGAATGCCATGATCAATGCGTGTTCACACCGCGGAGCACAACTTTGCCGTCACAAGCGTGGTAACAAAGCAACATATACTTGCCCTTTCCACGGCTGGACGTTTAACAACTCAGGTAAATTACTCAAGGTTAAAGATCCAAGCGAAGCTGGTTACTCGGACTGCTTTAACCAAGAAGGCTCACATGACCTTAAAAAAGTGGCTCGTTTTGAGAGCTACAAAGGTTTCTTATTTGGTAGCTTAAATCCCGATGTTCCTTCACTTGAAGAATTCTTGGGTGAAACCACCAAAATCATTGACATGATTGTTGATCAGTCTGAACATGGCCTTGAAGTTTTACGTGGTTCATCTACCTATACATACGAAGGTAACTGGAAACTCACCGCTGAAAATGGCGCCGATGGTTACCACGTTTCTGCTGTGCACTGGAACTACGCAGCAACAACTCAACACCGTAAAGAAACTCAAGCTGCCGATAACATCCGTGCCATGAGTGCAGGTTCTTGGGGTAAACAAGGCGGTGGCTCGTATGGCTTTGAAAATGGTCACATGTTGCTTTGGACACAATGGGCAAACCCAGAAGACCGCCCAAACTTCCCGAAAGCAGATGAATACACCGAAAAATACGGTGAAGCAATGTCGAAATGGATGATTGAGCGCTCACGTAATTTGTGTCTCTATCCAAATGTTTATTTGATGGACCAGTTCGGTTCGCAAATTCGTGTACTTCGCCCACTTTCGGTTAATAGAACTGAAGTTACCATTTACTGTATTGCTCCTAAAGGCGAAGCACCCGAAGCTCGTGCACGTCGTATCCGTCAATATGAAGATTTCTTTAATGCTTCAGGCATGGCAACACCAGACGATTTAGAAGAGTTCCGTGCTTGTCAGGCAGGCTACGCAGGTATTGCACTTGAATGGAATGACATGTGCCGTGGTTCAAAACACTGGATTTATGGACCAGACGATGCAGCGAATGAAATCGGTTTAAAACCAATGTTAAGTGGTATCAAAACTGAAGATGAAGGTCTTTATCTTGCCCAACATCAATATTGGTTACACACCATGAAACATGCGATTGCATCAGAGAAAGAAATTGCTGATCAGGGAGAAACAGCATGAGTGCTCAAGACAAAGCAACTTTAGAAAATATTGCTCAGTTTCTCTATCGTGAAGCTCGTTTTTTAGATGATGAACAATGGGAAGATTGGATTGAATGCTATGCACCAGAAGCGTCTTTCTGGATGCCAGCTTGGGACGACGACGATAGATTAACTGAAGATCCACAATCTGAAATTTCACTTATTTATTATCCAGACCGTCAAGGTTTAGAAGATCGTGTGTTCCGTATTAAAACCGAGCGCTCATCTGCAACCATGCCGGACACACGCACAAGCCACAATATTGCCAACGTTGAAGTCGTAGAACGCGATGGCGACAAAGTTACTGTGCGCTTTAACTGGAATACCTTGAGTTTCCGTTACAAGACAAATTACAGCTATTTCGGTATGTCACGTTATGTGATCGATTTTTCAGGTGATCAACCAAAGATCTTGAGCAAGTATGTCGTTTTGAAAAATGACTACATCAATCAAGTGATTGATATCTACCACCTTTAAGACATACCCCCTCAGTTAAACGGACTGTTGGCTGAGGGTAAAAGTTTCAAATATTTTGTAGGATACATGCCATGTCAAACCACAATGTTGCACTTCAATTTGAAGATGGTGTTACACGTTTCATTAACGTAGCTCAGGGCGAAACCCTATCTGACGCAGCCTATCGCCAAAAAATTAATATTCCTTTGGATTGCCGTGATGGTGCATGTGGAACTTGCCGCGCATTTTGCGAGTCCGGTAGTTATGACATGCCAGAAGAAACCTATATTGAAGATGCATTAACACCAGAAGAAGCTGAGCAAGGTTATATTCTTGCTTGCCAATGTCGCCCAACCTCAGATGCCGTATTTCAAATTCAAGCCTCATCAGATGTCTGCAAAACAGCAATTCATAGCTTCCAAGGTACATTAGCCCGCGTTGAAAACTTATCAGACTCAACGATCACATTTGATATTCAACTTGATGAAGGTCAACCAGATATTCATTTCCTTGCAGGTCAATACGTCAACGTTGCGATTCCAGAAACTGGTGAAACACGTTCATATTCATTTAGCTCAAAACCGGGCAATCGCTTAACGGGCTTTGTGGTCCGTAACGTACCGAACGGCAAAATGAGTGAATTCTTGAGCAAAAATGCCCAAGCTGGCGACAAAATGACATTTACCGGCCCATTCGGTAGCTTCTATTTACGTAATGTAGCGCGTCCAGTGCTGATGCTCGCAGGTGGTACTGGCATTGCCCCATTTATGTCGATGTTACAAGTGCTTGAAGAAAAAGGTTCAGAACAGCCTGTTCGTTTAGTCTTTGGTGTAACCAATGACTTTGATTTGGTTGCTTTAGAAAAGCTCAACGAGTTGCAAGCGAAATTCCCGTGGTTTGAATATCGCACTGTGGTCGCAAGCCCTGAGAGCAACCATGAACGCAAAGGCTATGTCACTGGTCATATTGAAAGTGAATGGTTAAACGGTGGCGACGTCGATGTTTATCTATGTGGCCCAGTACCAATGGTAGAAGCGGTACGTGGCTGGTTAGAAACTGAAAATATCAAACCTGCTAACTTCTTGTTTGAAAAATTCTCTGCAAACTAATTCAAGGTGGAGAAGTTATATATGTCAAACCGTCAAAGATTTACCGATAAAGTCGTGATTGTTACGGGTAGTGCCCAAGGTATTGGTCGTGGTGTGGCACTACAAGTAGCAGCTGAAGGCGGCCAAGTCATCATGGCTGACCGCTCTGAATATGTTGAAGAAGTTCTCAAAGAAATTCAGAGTGCAAATGGCAATGCCGTCACGATTAATGCCGACCTTGAAACCTATGCAGGCGCGCAAGCGGTAGTTGCAAAAGCCATCGAACACTATGGTCGGGTAGATATCCTGATTAATAATGTAGGTGGCGCGATCTGGATGAAACCTTTTGAAGAGTTTTCTGAAGAAGAGATCATTAAGGAAGTAAATCGCTCATTGTTTCCAACTTTATGGTGCTGCCGCGCTGTGTTGCCCGCCATGATTAAGCAACAATCGGGTGTGATTGTAAATGTATCGTCAATTGCAACCCGTGGTATTAACCGTATTCCCTACTCTGCATCTAAAGGTGGGGTAAATGCTTTAACCGCATCGCTTGCTTTTGAACATGCTAAAGATGGAATTCGAGTCAATGCCGTTGCGACGGGTGGAACCGAAGCCCCACCTCGCAAAGTACCACGTAATGCCAATCCGTTAAGTCAAAATGAAAAAGACTGGATGCAGCAAGTGGTTAATCAAACAATAGATCGAACATTTATGGGCCGTTATGGCACAATTCAAGAACAAGTAAATGCAATTTTATTTCTTGCATCAGACGAAGCATCATATATGACTGGCTCGGTTATTTCAGTCGGAGGTGGAGATCAGGGTTAACCCTGATCTTTTTATATGATTGGGTAAATAATATGATTTGCATGGAGGCAATCACACATGGCAACCCTGTTCAAGACATTAAAAAATGACTGGTCCATATCAGCAATAGTTGCGGGCTTTCTTGCGGTTTTAATTTCTTACTCAGGCCCACTGATTATTTTTTTCCAAGCTGCTCAGCGTGCTCATGTGTCCACCGACATGATGGTGTCATGGATTTGGGGAATCTCAATTGGTGCCGCCGTTTCAGGTATTTATCTTTCGATTAAATATAAAACTCCTGTCATAACCGCATGGTCAGCACCGGGCACTGCCCTATTAGTTACCCTATTTCCAAACATCTCGTTGAATGAAGCGGTAGCCGCCTATATTACTTCCGCCATCGTTATTTTTTTAATTGGCATTACAGGTTACTTCGACAAATTACTAAAGTGGATTCCGCAAGACGTCGCTGCCGGCATGATGGCGGGTATTCTTTTTCAATTTGGTATTGGTCTATTTACCGCATCTGATAGTATGCCTTTTATTGTCTTTAGCATGCTTATTGTCTTTTTAATTGCCAAACGTTTAATGCCGCGCTACACCATGATTTGGGTGTTAGCTGCTGGAGTTTTATTGAGCCTCATTTTAGGAAAAATGAATCCGGTTGATGTGAGTTTTAGTTTAGCGATCCCGCAGTGGATTAGTCCCGAATGGACATGGAACTCAACACTCAACCTCGCTGTTCCTCTCATTTTAGTCAGCCTAACCGGCCAATTTTTACCGGGTATGGCGATTATGAAACTCAGCGGTTACGACACACCAGCCAAACCCATTATTACTATCACCAGTATTGCTTCTTTAGCCGTTGCCTGTGTCGGTGGTATTACGATTGTGCTTGCCTCAATTACCGCTGCTTTATGTATGGGCAAAGATGCGCATGAACTTAAAGAAAAACGTTACATCGCAGGAATCGCCAACGGGATTTTTTATATTTTAGGTGGCTTATTTGCTGGCAGTATTGTCATGCTATTTAGCTTACTTCCTAAAGAGTTGGTTGCAGCACTGGCAGGTTTAGCCTTGCTTGGAGCGATTGCCACCAATATTTCTGTTGCCATGAAAAATGATAGTCAACGTGATGCTGCTCTTATTACCTTTTTAGCCACAGCATCGGGCATGCATTTTCTTGGATTAAGCTCAGTCTTTTGGGGTATTTGTATTGGTGTAATCGCCCATTTCATTCTCACCCCACGTTCAACTTCAGCCACAAATTAAGTTTTTTATCTAAGCGCCCGCCACTAAAATAAAGCCTCAATCGCCAAATCAGGATGCAAATAATTTGCTAATTCTGGTTTTGCGATTTTTTATTGAATATAGATTAAATTTCATTTTTAAGATCAATTTCTAAAATAATTAAATAATAGACTTTAGTATTTTTTTTTATATTTTCACTTCAATTCATAATATAAAATTAGCTATATTTTTAGCTGTGATTATCATCAATAAAATCTATAAAAAAACATCTATAAAATCCTTAAAATTCTCATCATACAATATTTAATCCCCTTTTAAAGACACAACAAAACCAACTAAAGCAATAAAAATAAATACA
This genomic stretch from Acinetobacter oleivorans DR1 harbors:
- a CDS encoding MmoB/DmpM family protein, with product MSKVYLALQDNDTSRYILEAIEEDNPEASIQYLPAMIRIESETDLVIKAETVSEKLGQDWDIQSLQLNMITLGGNVEEDDDTFRLHWN
- a CDS encoding aromatic/alkene/methane monooxygenase hydroxylase/oxygenase subunit alpha, with the translated sequence MTTQTKETSKKLNAKDRYRALTRDLDWDFSYADRKDAFPYEEFEGIKITDWSKWEDPFRLTMDAYWKYQAEKEKKLYAIFDAFAQNNGQMNVSNERYLNAIKLFLTAVTPLEYQAYQGYAHVGRQFSGIGARIASQMQSIDELRHVQTQIHAMSHYNKFFDGFQDWAHMHDRVWYLSVPKSFFEDARSAGPFEFLLAISFAFEYVLTNLLFVPFMSGAAYNGDMATVTFGFSAQSDEARHMTLGLEIVKFLLEQHEDNVPIVQEWIDKWFWRGTRLLSIVGMMMDYMLPNKVMSWKEAWEVYFEQAGGALFKDLSRYGIRMPKYSDVIVKEKEHVSHQAWWIFYNFGHAAGFHTWIPTDEEMDWLSAKYPDTFDKYYRPKWELARKMEAEGKRFYSAGLPQLCQVCQIPMTFTEMGDDPTQFSYRHSIYQGERYHTCSDGCHDIFEREPEKYIQAWLPVNQILQGNCGGGDLETMLRDYYRMNVGADNLDIEGSPDQQRWKKWKGNAA
- a CDS encoding phenol hydroxylase subunit P4, producing the protein MTVRAIHNNYQFEPLDLQKNYGDQFLLYVGWDHHTLFCSAHAMLASPQQTLGQLIEQQITGGFAQHPDFAKIDWSKVQYTLDGQTISPESTQSLAELGFGHKSLLRFVTPELNGYNDSYV
- a CDS encoding NADH:ubiquinone reductase (Na(+)-transporting) subunit F translates to MSYQVTIEPIGTTIEVEEDQTILDAALRQGVWLPFACGHGTCGTCKVQVTDGFYDVGEASPFALMDIERDENKVLACCCKPQSDMVIEADVDEDPDFLGHLVQDYQATVIDIKDLSPTIKGIRLQLDRPIEFQAGQYINVQFPDIEGTRAFSIANSPSEVGIVELHIRKVEGGAATTYVHEQLATGDQLDISGPYGQFFVRKSDDQNAIFIAGGSGLSSPQSMILDLLESGDSRTIYLFQGARDLAELYNRELFEQLVKDYPNFRYIPALNAPKAEDQWTGFTGFVHEAVADYFENRCGGHKAYLCGPPIMIDSAISTLMQSRLFERDIHTERFLSAADGAAGQSRSALFKHI
- a CDS encoding SphA family protein codes for the protein MNNKIAAIICGAISALYLPSAFATENGSDSFALGAEGMMAGALPPAGVYLLSYYQNYHASDFQNGPDQFHVDVNAVVPRLVWMTDQKILDGQLGFYAAQPLVDLRLKVNGMADSNQGLGDLILGGMLGWHQGNHHWIAALETVLGTGEYDTPSTTHPVEANLGKNYHTIRPILAYSYANAAGLDLSTKLSYSWNTPNDATDYKSGQYIAGDYSLGYRINPKLKVAVEGYAFKQTTDDKVNGSDIGFKGQAFAIGPGIQYADKNWSIEAKFLKETEVEYRPEGHTSWLKLIWAF
- a CDS encoding LysR family transcriptional regulator, whose product is MELRHLRYFVAVVEEQSFTKAAEKLFIAQPPLSRQIQNLESELGIQLFERGSRPLQTTPAGHFFYQHALKLLSNAEEIKSMTKRIGLIERSVTIGFVGSLLYGLLPRIIYLFRQQQPHLNIQLMELSTTEQLQALKEGRIDVGFGRLRISDPAVRRILLRKERLVVAAHTSHPIAQRTEGVYLADLIDEKMFMYPTSPKPNFSTQLLNIFAEHSLVPKNMHEIREIQLALGLVAAGEGLCIIPASADTIRFPHLNYIPILDNGAVSPIFITARAMDRSEDLQLLFDCIYQVYDLEGIPYKRTVFTLDQNPIDDSDGIDF
- the benA gene encoding benzoate 1,2-dioxygenase large subunit, with product MPRIPVINTSHLDRIDELLVDNIDTGEFKLHRSVFTDEALFDLEMKYIFEGNWVYLAHESQIPNNNDYYTTHIGRQPVIIARNRNGELNAMINACSHRGAQLCRHKRGNKATYTCPFHGWTFNNSGKLLKVKDPSEAGYSDCFNQEGSHDLKKVARFESYKGFLFGSLNPDVPSLEEFLGETTKIIDMIVDQSEHGLEVLRGSSTYTYEGNWKLTAENGADGYHVSAVHWNYAATTQHRKETQAADNIRAMSAGSWGKQGGGSYGFENGHMLLWTQWANPEDRPNFPKADEYTEKYGEAMSKWMIERSRNLCLYPNVYLMDQFGSQIRVLRPLSVNRTEVTIYCIAPKGEAPEARARRIRQYEDFFNASGMATPDDLEEFRACQAGYAGIALEWNDMCRGSKHWIYGPDDAANEIGLKPMLSGIKTEDEGLYLAQHQYWLHTMKHAIASEKEIADQGETA
- the benC gene encoding benzoate 1,2-dioxygenase electron transfer component BenC codes for the protein MSNHNVALQFEDGVTRFINVAQGETLSDAAYRQKINIPLDCRDGACGTCRAFCESGSYDMPEETYIEDALTPEEAEQGYILACQCRPTSDAVFQIQASSDVCKTAIHSFQGTLARVENLSDSTITFDIQLDEGQPDIHFLAGQYVNVAIPETGETRSYSFSSKPGNRLTGFVVRNVPNGKMSEFLSKNAQAGDKMTFTGPFGSFYLRNVARPVLMLAGGTGIAPFMSMLQVLEEKGSEQPVRLVFGVTNDFDLVALEKLNELQAKFPWFEYRTVVASPESNHERKGYVTGHIESEWLNGGDVDVYLCGPVPMVEAVRGWLETENIKPANFLFEKFSAN
- a CDS encoding 1,6-dihydroxycyclohexa-2,4-diene-1-carboxylate dehydrogenase, whose translation is MSNRQRFTDKVVIVTGSAQGIGRGVALQVAAEGGQVIMADRSEYVEEVLKEIQSANGNAVTINADLETYAGAQAVVAKAIEHYGRVDILINNVGGAIWMKPFEEFSEEEIIKEVNRSLFPTLWCCRAVLPAMIKQQSGVIVNVSSIATRGINRIPYSASKGGVNALTASLAFEHAKDGIRVNAVATGGTEAPPRKVPRNANPLSQNEKDWMQQVVNQTIDRTFMGRYGTIQEQVNAILFLASDEASYMTGSVISVGGGDQG
- the benE gene encoding benzoate/H(+) symporter BenE, producing MATLFKTLKNDWSISAIVAGFLAVLISYSGPLIIFFQAAQRAHVSTDMMVSWIWGISIGAAVSGIYLSIKYKTPVITAWSAPGTALLVTLFPNISLNEAVAAYITSAIVIFLIGITGYFDKLLKWIPQDVAAGMMAGILFQFGIGLFTASDSMPFIVFSMLIVFLIAKRLMPRYTMIWVLAAGVLLSLILGKMNPVDVSFSLAIPQWISPEWTWNSTLNLAVPLILVSLTGQFLPGMAIMKLSGYDTPAKPIITITSIASLAVACVGGITIVLASITAALCMGKDAHELKEKRYIAGIANGIFYILGGLFAGSIVMLFSLLPKELVAALAGLALLGAIATNISVAMKNDSQRDAALITFLATASGMHFLGLSSVFWGICIGVIAHFILTPRSTSATN